A genomic segment from Streptomyces sp. NBC_01233 encodes:
- a CDS encoding APC family permease yields MPTGRSTTLQDPAEIRTYKGQDRALRADRLGTAGLLLSVLAASAPLMVVAGVMPTTFGVMGIVGQPLLFVILGAVLALFSIGYAEMSRHVHNAGAFYAYIARGLGPTAGAGASLVALVAYSAMQCGVYGILGFEISGLFATYLEIELSWWIPALLAVAVTGALGWLKIDLNAKVLGVLLLVECALVVVFDIAALAEPGAEGLSLHAFNPETLSGAGFGTALCFCIAAFVGFEQSPVYAEETSKPHIVVSRVMFLAVAFAALFFALSAWALTVATGPAEVVKTSAEAGPGLLFQLTESRLGTTFTDILHVLFVTGMFAAMLSFHNVVARYAFAMGREGLLPAAFGRTNAGTGAPGTGSLLQTGIAALVVIAFALTDDMPAGDPTAPVLHLFTWMGSVGALGVTLLMAAASFAVIAFFVRRGTAGAQVWRLVAAGAAGLALLAIAIYTVKDFGVLVGAEKGSALSWALPGIIGAAVVGGLLYGAVLRRSRPEVHARIGLGNEAFRLDQAATASTTD; encoded by the coding sequence ATGCCGACGGGCAGATCCACCACGCTCCAGGACCCGGCCGAGATCCGTACGTACAAGGGCCAGGACCGCGCCCTGCGCGCCGACCGCCTCGGTACCGCCGGTCTGCTCCTGTCCGTACTCGCCGCCAGTGCGCCCCTGATGGTCGTCGCCGGCGTCATGCCCACGACCTTCGGGGTCATGGGCATCGTCGGCCAGCCGCTGCTCTTCGTCATCCTCGGTGCCGTCCTCGCGCTCTTCAGCATCGGCTACGCCGAGATGAGCCGGCACGTCCACAACGCCGGCGCCTTCTACGCGTACATCGCCCGCGGCCTCGGCCCCACCGCCGGCGCCGGTGCCTCCCTCGTCGCCCTCGTCGCCTACAGCGCCATGCAGTGCGGCGTCTACGGCATCCTCGGCTTCGAGATCTCCGGCCTCTTCGCCACCTACCTGGAGATCGAACTCTCCTGGTGGATACCGGCCCTGCTCGCGGTCGCCGTCACCGGTGCGCTCGGCTGGCTCAAGATCGACCTCAACGCCAAGGTCCTCGGGGTCCTCCTCCTCGTCGAGTGCGCCCTCGTCGTCGTCTTCGATATCGCCGCCCTCGCCGAGCCCGGCGCCGAAGGCCTCTCGCTGCACGCCTTCAACCCGGAGACCCTCAGCGGAGCCGGCTTCGGCACCGCGCTCTGCTTCTGCATCGCCGCCTTCGTCGGCTTCGAGCAGTCCCCGGTCTACGCCGAGGAGACCAGCAAGCCGCACATCGTCGTCTCCCGGGTGATGTTCCTCGCCGTCGCCTTCGCCGCCCTCTTCTTCGCCCTCAGCGCCTGGGCCCTCACCGTCGCCACCGGCCCCGCCGAGGTCGTGAAGACCTCCGCCGAAGCCGGCCCCGGCCTGCTCTTCCAGCTCACCGAGAGCCGTCTCGGCACCACCTTCACCGACATCCTGCACGTCCTCTTCGTGACCGGCATGTTCGCGGCCATGCTCAGCTTCCACAACGTGGTCGCCCGCTACGCCTTCGCCATGGGCCGCGAGGGCCTGCTCCCCGCCGCCTTCGGCCGCACCAACGCCGGCACCGGCGCCCCCGGCACCGGCTCCCTCCTGCAGACCGGCATCGCCGCGCTCGTCGTGATCGCCTTTGCGCTCACCGACGACATGCCCGCCGGCGACCCCACCGCCCCCGTCCTGCACCTGTTCACCTGGATGGGCAGCGTCGGCGCCCTCGGTGTGACCCTCCTCATGGCCGCCGCCTCCTTCGCCGTCATCGCCTTCTTCGTCCGCCGCGGCACCGCCGGAGCCCAGGTCTGGCGCCTCGTCGCGGCCGGCGCCGCCGGTCTCGCGCTGCTCGCCATCGCCATCTACACCGTCAAGGACTTCGGCGTCCTGGTCGGCGCCGAAAAGGGCTCCGCGCTCAGCTGGGCCCTGCCCGGCATCATCGGCGCCGCCGTCGTCGGCGGCCTGCTCTACGGAGCCGTGCTGCGCCGCAGCCGCCCCGAGGTGCACGCCCGCATCGGCCTGGGCAACGAGGCCTTCCGCCTCGATCAAGCGGCAACGGCCAGTACCACCGACTGA
- a CDS encoding DUF6879 family protein, with the protein MHLDGDAWRKAFDSFTQEAWRFEAQPTYTMPREAENVARFLRGEGKPVDHNTRWHERVRNFLSSGRRIGRVRIVRQPLTDYQRYQFAWGIPGNIEAGEDIRILDVTSHDYGLPLSVVDWWMFDDARIVHLNFRPDGTQVDRETFDGDITPYREWKRIALAASVPFAEYVKEHR; encoded by the coding sequence GTGCACTTGGATGGTGACGCGTGGCGGAAGGCTTTCGACTCCTTCACGCAAGAGGCGTGGCGGTTCGAGGCTCAACCCACCTACACCATGCCTCGGGAGGCGGAGAACGTAGCCCGATTCCTCAGAGGCGAAGGCAAGCCGGTTGACCACAACACTCGTTGGCATGAGCGGGTGCGCAACTTCCTGTCTTCTGGGCGGCGGATAGGCCGGGTGCGCATCGTCCGGCAACCGCTCACCGACTATCAGCGCTATCAGTTCGCGTGGGGAATTCCTGGCAACATCGAGGCTGGAGAGGATATTCGTATCCTCGACGTCACAAGCCACGACTACGGATTGCCGCTGAGTGTAGTCGACTGGTGGATGTTCGATGACGCGCGAATTGTCCATCTGAACTTCCGCCCGGACGGAACCCAGGTCGACCGCGAGACGTTCGACGGCGACATCACACCGTACCGGGAGTGGAAGCGTATTGCGCTTGCCGCGTCCGTACCGTTCGCGGAGTACGTGAAAGAACATAGGTGA
- a CDS encoding amino acid permease, with the protein MSDRTLTEAPAPASSRHVDAGDEGYSKDLKSRHINMIAIGGAIGTGLFLGAGGRLAGAGPSLAIAYAVCGVFAFFVVRALGELVLYRPSSGAFVSYAREFMGEKGAYTAGWLYFLNWSTTTVADITAAATYAHFWSMFTDVPQWVLAFIALAVVLTANLISVKYFGEMEFWFSLVKVAALVVFLIVGIWLVATSHEIGGHTPGLSSITDNGGIFPSGMLPMLLVIQGVVFAYASVELCGVAAGETENPEKIMPKAINSIMWRVGLFYVGSVVLLALLLPHTAYSSDQSPFVTVFDKLGVPGAAGVMNLVVLTAALSSLNSGLYSTGRILRSMAVSGSAPKFTGLMNKGKVPYGGVLFTAAFGVAGVGLNYFMPKDAFEIVLNFASLGILGTWGMVMLCSLFFWRRAKQGLLERPSYQLPWAPYTQLVTLAFLLTVLVLMWCDGGVGRTTVMFVPLIGAALVGGWFLVRGRVAEIAASRR; encoded by the coding sequence CTGAGTGACCGAACCTTGACCGAGGCCCCCGCCCCGGCGTCTTCCCGCCATGTCGACGCCGGTGACGAGGGCTACAGCAAGGACCTCAAGTCCCGCCACATCAACATGATCGCGATCGGCGGAGCGATAGGCACCGGGCTGTTCCTCGGTGCCGGCGGCCGCCTCGCCGGTGCGGGCCCCTCCCTCGCGATCGCGTACGCGGTCTGCGGAGTCTTCGCCTTCTTCGTCGTCCGGGCGCTCGGCGAGCTCGTCCTGTACCGCCCCTCCTCCGGTGCCTTCGTCTCCTACGCCCGCGAGTTCATGGGGGAGAAGGGCGCCTACACGGCCGGCTGGCTGTACTTCCTGAACTGGTCCACCACCACCGTGGCCGACATCACGGCCGCCGCGACCTACGCCCACTTCTGGTCGATGTTCACCGACGTCCCCCAGTGGGTCCTCGCGTTCATCGCCCTCGCCGTCGTCCTCACCGCCAACCTGATCTCGGTGAAGTACTTCGGCGAGATGGAGTTCTGGTTCTCGCTGGTCAAGGTCGCCGCCCTGGTGGTCTTCCTGATCGTCGGGATCTGGCTCGTCGCCACCAGCCACGAGATCGGCGGCCACACCCCGGGCCTGTCCTCCATCACCGACAACGGCGGCATCTTCCCCTCCGGGATGCTCCCGATGCTCCTGGTGATCCAGGGCGTGGTCTTCGCGTACGCCTCCGTCGAGCTCTGCGGCGTCGCCGCCGGCGAGACCGAGAACCCCGAGAAGATCATGCCGAAGGCGATCAACTCGATCATGTGGCGCGTGGGCCTCTTCTACGTCGGCTCGGTCGTCCTCCTCGCCCTCCTGCTGCCCCACACGGCGTACAGCTCCGACCAGAGCCCCTTCGTCACCGTCTTCGACAAGCTCGGCGTCCCCGGCGCCGCCGGCGTCATGAACCTGGTCGTGCTCACCGCGGCCCTCTCCAGCCTGAACTCCGGCCTCTACTCCACCGGCCGCATCCTGCGCTCGATGGCCGTGTCCGGCTCAGCGCCGAAGTTCACCGGCCTCATGAACAAGGGCAAGGTCCCCTACGGCGGCGTCCTCTTCACCGCCGCCTTCGGCGTCGCGGGCGTCGGCCTGAACTACTTCATGCCCAAGGACGCCTTCGAGATCGTCCTCAACTTCGCCTCGCTCGGCATCCTCGGCACCTGGGGCATGGTCATGCTCTGCTCGCTCTTCTTCTGGCGCCGCGCGAAGCAGGGCCTCCTGGAACGCCCGTCCTACCAGCTGCCCTGGGCCCCGTACACCCAGCTCGTGACCCTGGCCTTCCTCCTGACGGTCCTGGTCCTGATGTGGTGCGACGGCGGAGTCGGCCGCACCACGGTCATGTTCGTCCCCCTCATCGGCGCCGCCCTGGTCGGCGGCTGGTTCCTGGTCCGCGGCCGAGTCGCCGAAATAGCCGCCTCCCGCCGCTGA
- a CDS encoding ATP-binding domain-containing protein has protein sequence MSTDRQAEAETAAAEEPAGPQADSGEAPSDTPEADPTSLPTEAGSAGTEGEAGSAGADAGPDAGHGEVGAGEGGPGAEPPVSGRGGVGEGPAGPATEAPAGAEDTAGSEAGTETETGAEVDAGAEAGAGAGAEAGAEAGAEAGAGAGAGAEAGAEAEAGAEAEAEAEAEAGAGADGGADGGAQVQPALTEAQAELAAQKVERERIARRKAEREAPVESGAKLSGKAADLMAAVRAVESGEKPPAVYFDEAPAAPRRPAPAPAAPRPAAPAPVAAAEPSAGTVEGVRSVLARGGAPESLAGQAAAVLGDGAAEQLAENPWRLLSVPAVRPTQADGFARSLLGSEAGPGDERRTTVLVGWLLAQAGLKGHTALEAPVLEKALAQYGVPDPAGALEQAIAEGSVLVFHEPLGPPVEEGEEQPVRLLVGLEGSAMAEESLADGLARLASGAFDAPADWEQAAGAAPGPSAAELIRTVAGHGLVAHTGGEAARAEAFALVAAARELGLRACPAAHAPAGPDSVTVAGLLSGAEGPGRDADGQFVLDLLVVLDAPQLDVETAAALVESVPDGARLVLSGDPGVLASAGAGRVFADVLAARTCPQVVSRTPDPGPLGELVSGVGIGELNQVDAPGKEVVIVPVQDAGEAVHRAVQLVAESVPRAFGIPADSVQVITPGHGGSAGTRALNTALKERLNPGPGRFGGFDPGDRVVHVPSAGRALAARVVSADAQGLHLDRAGVRIVVPKELVESQVRHGWAVTAHQAVGTRWPAVVVVLPGDAAQALSRDWVYTAFGRAERHLSVVHGVDQALPRAVAEVLPKPRTTRLTGLLKALATAGEQAE, from the coding sequence GTGAGTACGGACCGCCAAGCCGAAGCCGAAACCGCTGCCGCGGAGGAACCGGCCGGGCCGCAGGCCGACTCGGGCGAAGCCCCGTCGGACACCCCCGAGGCCGACCCGACCTCCCTGCCCACCGAAGCCGGTTCGGCCGGGACCGAGGGCGAAGCCGGTTCGGCCGGGGCCGACGCCGGGCCTGACGCCGGGCACGGCGAAGTCGGCGCCGGTGAGGGGGGTCCGGGGGCGGAGCCCCCGGTTTCGGGAAGGGGCGGGGTGGGGGAAGGCCCTGCAGGGCCCGCCACCGAGGCCCCCGCAGGAGCCGAAGACACGGCCGGGTCCGAAGCCGGGACCGAGACCGAGACCGGAGCGGAGGTCGACGCCGGGGCTGAGGCCGGGGCCGGGGCCGGGGCTGAGGCCGGGGCTGAGGCCGGGGCTGAGGCCGGGGCCGGGGCCGGGGCCGGGGCTGAGGCCGGGGCCGAGGCTGAGGCCGGGGCCGAGGCTGAGGCTGAGGCCGAGGCTGAGGCCGGGGCCGGGGCCGACGGCGGGGCCGACGGCGGGGCTCAGGTGCAGCCCGCGCTCACCGAGGCTCAGGCCGAGCTCGCCGCGCAGAAGGTCGAGCGGGAGCGGATCGCCCGGCGCAAGGCCGAGCGGGAGGCGCCCGTCGAGTCCGGGGCGAAGCTCAGCGGCAAGGCCGCCGACCTGATGGCCGCCGTACGGGCCGTGGAGAGCGGGGAGAAGCCCCCCGCCGTGTACTTCGACGAGGCCCCGGCCGCGCCCCGCAGGCCGGCCCCCGCTCCCGCCGCGCCCCGCCCCGCCGCCCCGGCACCGGTGGCCGCGGCGGAACCCTCCGCCGGCACCGTCGAGGGCGTACGGTCCGTCCTGGCCCGCGGTGGCGCCCCCGAGTCCCTGGCCGGCCAGGCCGCGGCGGTGCTCGGCGACGGCGCCGCCGAGCAGCTCGCCGAGAACCCCTGGCGGCTGCTGTCGGTCCCGGCCGTGCGCCCGACCCAGGCGGACGGCTTCGCACGGTCCCTGCTGGGCTCCGAGGCAGGTCCCGGGGACGAGCGCCGGACCACCGTCCTGGTGGGCTGGCTGCTGGCCCAGGCCGGACTCAAGGGGCACACCGCGCTGGAGGCCCCGGTGCTGGAGAAGGCCCTGGCCCAGTACGGCGTACCGGATCCGGCCGGAGCGCTGGAACAGGCCATCGCGGAGGGCTCGGTGCTGGTCTTCCACGAGCCCCTCGGCCCGCCGGTCGAGGAGGGCGAGGAGCAGCCCGTACGTCTCCTCGTGGGCCTGGAGGGTTCCGCCATGGCCGAGGAGAGCCTGGCCGACGGCCTGGCGCGGCTCGCGTCCGGCGCCTTCGACGCGCCCGCTGACTGGGAGCAGGCCGCCGGTGCCGCGCCGGGCCCGTCCGCCGCCGAGCTGATCCGCACGGTCGCGGGCCACGGCCTGGTCGCCCACACCGGCGGCGAGGCCGCGCGTGCCGAGGCGTTCGCCCTGGTGGCGGCGGCCCGGGAGCTGGGGCTGCGGGCCTGCCCGGCCGCGCACGCGCCCGCCGGTCCGGACTCGGTGACCGTGGCGGGGCTGCTGTCCGGGGCGGAGGGGCCCGGGCGGGACGCGGACGGGCAGTTCGTGCTGGACCTCCTCGTGGTGCTGGACGCGCCGCAGCTGGACGTGGAGACCGCGGCGGCGCTGGTGGAGTCCGTGCCGGACGGAGCCCGGCTGGTGCTCTCCGGGGACCCCGGAGTGCTCGCGTCCGCCGGGGCCGGACGGGTGTTCGCCGATGTGCTGGCGGCCCGTACGTGCCCCCAGGTGGTCTCCCGCACCCCGGATCCGGGCCCTCTCGGCGAGCTCGTCTCCGGAGTCGGGATCGGCGAGCTGAACCAGGTGGACGCCCCCGGCAAGGAGGTCGTCATCGTCCCGGTGCAGGACGCCGGGGAGGCCGTGCACCGGGCCGTGCAGCTGGTGGCCGAGTCGGTGCCGCGGGCCTTCGGGATCCCGGCGGACAGCGTGCAGGTGATCACCCCGGGCCACGGCGGCTCCGCGGGGACGCGGGCGCTGAACACCGCCCTCAAGGAGCGGCTGAACCCCGGTCCCGGCCGGTTCGGCGGCTTCGACCCCGGCGACCGGGTGGTCCACGTGCCGTCCGCCGGGCGGGCGCTGGCGGCGCGGGTGGTGTCGGCCGACGCCCAGGGGCTGCACCTGGACCGTGCGGGCGTACGGATCGTCGTACCGAAGGAGCTGGTGGAGTCCCAGGTGCGGCACGGCTGGGCGGTGACGGCGCACCAGGCCGTCGGCACGCGCTGGCCGGCCGTGGTCGTCGTCCTGCCGGGTGACGCGGCCCAGGCGCTGTCGCGGGACTGGGTCTACACGGCGTTCGGGCGGGCCGAGCGGCACCTGTCGGTGGTGCACGGCGTCGACCAGGCGCTGCCGCGCGCGGTGGCCGAGGTGCTGCCGAAGCCGCGTACGACACGGCTGACGGGCCTGCTGAAGGCGCTCGCGACGGCCGGCGAACAGGCGGAGTGA
- a CDS encoding helix-turn-helix domain-containing protein translates to MTFEPEQLGQSKTDLAEKLRELRKAAGLTGDRLAKRCNMSQSQISKFETGKKTPKLIDVERILRALDAPPELITEITALARIANTEWQDKRSSWRRGLEKRQAELAALEAEATTLRYFLPAMVTGLLATPEYIRASLSNAPGDKSKTVARKLERQAVLYDTSKSFTFLLTEQAVKWAIVPPLAMAVQIDRLDSLSHLPNVRVGVIPLGVQIPRGPMNTFTIYDDRLATVENFTGRMVFQDSRDVAEHLAVFATFERHALFGPMARQRLSEWAEFYRA, encoded by the coding sequence GTGACGTTCGAGCCTGAGCAGCTAGGACAGTCCAAGACTGATCTAGCAGAGAAGCTGAGAGAGCTGCGCAAGGCAGCCGGTCTCACAGGAGACCGGCTGGCCAAGCGTTGCAACATGTCTCAGTCGCAGATTAGTAAGTTCGAGACGGGAAAGAAGACCCCCAAGCTTATCGACGTGGAGCGCATCCTTCGAGCGCTTGACGCCCCACCGGAGCTGATTACTGAAATAACAGCCCTGGCGAGGATCGCTAACACTGAGTGGCAGGACAAGCGTTCCTCATGGCGCAGAGGCTTGGAGAAGCGGCAGGCTGAGCTAGCCGCGCTAGAGGCCGAGGCGACTACCCTCCGATACTTCCTCCCCGCCATGGTCACAGGTTTGCTGGCAACTCCGGAGTACATACGAGCCAGCTTGAGCAACGCTCCCGGTGACAAATCCAAGACGGTGGCGCGCAAGTTGGAAAGGCAAGCGGTTCTCTACGACACTTCCAAGTCCTTCACTTTCCTGCTCACTGAGCAGGCCGTGAAATGGGCGATCGTGCCACCGCTGGCCATGGCCGTGCAGATTGACCGGCTCGACTCACTTTCTCACTTGCCAAACGTACGCGTTGGCGTGATTCCGCTCGGTGTCCAGATACCACGTGGCCCGATGAACACGTTTACGATCTATGACGATCGACTGGCTACAGTGGAGAACTTCACGGGGCGCATGGTGTTTCAGGACTCTCGCGACGTTGCTGAGCATCTCGCCGTGTTCGCAACCTTTGAGCGTCACGCCTTGTTTGGGCCGATGGCGCGACAGCGGCTATCCGAATGGGCCGAGTTCTACAGGGCTTGA
- a CDS encoding chaplin family protein, producing the protein MRRPAQVTRKTLITMAAAGGVLALGGGYAHADSGASGHTANSPGLLSGNNVQAPVDVPVNACGNTVTVVGGLNPAFGNHCSDGGHGKPGKPSKPGHPGHPGNPGHPGNPGHPGDGDEPCDDHPGNPGNPGTPGGENPGNPGNPGNPGNPGTPGGENPGTPGTPGNPGTPGGENPGNPGNPGTPGGETPGNPGNPGTPGGETPGNPGTPGTPGTGTPGTSANPGTGSVTPVTPVTHPGPGTGAQTGDNPGQSAGLAATGSGDVLTAGLPLAGGLLLAGSVLYRRARNAA; encoded by the coding sequence ATGCGACGACCGGCACAGGTCACCAGGAAGACCCTGATCACCATGGCTGCCGCAGGGGGTGTCCTCGCCCTCGGCGGGGGCTACGCACACGCGGACTCCGGCGCCTCGGGGCACACCGCGAACTCTCCGGGACTGCTGTCCGGGAACAACGTGCAGGCACCCGTGGACGTACCGGTGAACGCCTGCGGGAACACGGTCACGGTGGTCGGAGGCCTCAATCCGGCCTTCGGGAACCACTGCTCCGACGGGGGCCACGGCAAGCCCGGCAAGCCGAGCAAGCCCGGTCACCCGGGACACCCCGGCAACCCCGGACACCCCGGCAACCCGGGACACCCCGGCGACGGCGACGAGCCGTGCGACGACCACCCGGGCAACCCCGGAAACCCGGGCACGCCGGGCGGTGAGAACCCCGGGAACCCCGGCAACCCCGGCAACCCCGGAAATCCGGGCACCCCGGGTGGCGAGAACCCCGGCACCCCCGGCACCCCCGGGAATCCCGGTACGCCCGGTGGCGAGAACCCCGGGAACCCGGGCAACCCGGGCACCCCGGGCGGTGAGACGCCCGGCAACCCGGGGAATCCCGGTACGCCGGGTGGCGAGACGCCCGGGAACCCGGGCACTCCCGGTACGCCGGGCACGGGCACTCCGGGTACGTCGGCCAACCCCGGCACCGGTTCCGTCACCCCCGTGACCCCGGTCACGCACCCCGGCCCGGGGACCGGCGCGCAGACCGGGGACAACCCCGGGCAGTCGGCCGGTCTCGCCGCCACCGGCTCCGGTGACGTCCTCACCGCCGGCCTCCCGCTCGCGGGCGGCCTGCTGCTGGCGGGCAGCGTGCTCTACCGGCGCGCCCGCAACGCCGCCTGA
- a CDS encoding DUF5703 family protein, translating into MPEYEFVDVYVPRGVPRKEATRLLTDHAEYGNWELDRLSLYRDGSRRARLRRRIIRQVRATW; encoded by the coding sequence ATGCCGGAATACGAATTTGTCGACGTGTACGTGCCCCGCGGTGTTCCTCGCAAGGAGGCGACCCGCCTGCTGACCGATCATGCCGAGTACGGGAACTGGGAACTCGACCGGCTGAGTCTGTACCGGGACGGCAGTCGCCGTGCGCGACTGCGCCGCCGGATCATCCGTCAGGTCCGCGCGACCTGGTGA
- a CDS encoding ASCH domain-containing protein — MTTYDDLPPYLLGFPGPLRDQLVAAVLSGAKTSTTGLLAEYAAEGEPLPEPGARSLLVDSAERGVAVVEVTAVEVLRLGDIGLAHALDEGEGFASVAEWRTAHEDFWHSGPVRAAVGDPGFTVDDDTLVIAERFRVTERLV, encoded by the coding sequence GTGACCACCTACGACGATCTTCCTCCCTACTTGCTGGGGTTTCCCGGACCGCTGCGCGACCAGCTGGTCGCGGCCGTGCTGAGCGGGGCGAAGACCAGCACCACCGGCCTGCTCGCGGAGTACGCGGCCGAGGGCGAACCGCTGCCGGAGCCGGGCGCCCGTTCCCTGCTCGTCGATTCCGCGGAGCGGGGGGTGGCGGTGGTGGAGGTGACGGCCGTGGAGGTGCTGCGGCTCGGGGATATCGGGCTGGCCCACGCGCTCGACGAGGGCGAGGGATTCGCGTCCGTGGCCGAATGGCGTACGGCACACGAGGACTTCTGGCACAGCGGGCCGGTGCGCGCGGCCGTCGGTGACCCGGGGTTCACGGTCGACGACGACACCCTCGTCATCGCGGAGCGGTTCCGGGTCACCGAGCGGCTGGTCTGA
- a CDS encoding M20/M25/M40 family metallo-hydrolase has protein sequence MSESSAGRTVSGEDEVVDLCRDLIRIDTSNYGDHSGPGERKAAEWVAEKLAEVGLEPQIFESHKGRASTVARIEGEDPSRPALLIHGHTDVVPANAADWTYDPFAGEIADGCVWGRGAVDMKDMDAMTLAVVRDRMRSGRKPPRDIVLAFLADEEAGGTYGARHLVDKHPGLFEGVTEAIGEVGGFSFTVNENLRLYLVETAQKGMHWMRLTVDGTAGHGSMTNNDNAITELCEAVGRLGRHQWPVRVTKTVRHFLDELSDALGTPLDPDNMDETLAKLGGIAKMVGATLRNSAAPTMLGAGYKVNVIPGQATAHVDGRFLPGYEDEFFADLDRILGPRVKREDVHGDKALETDFDGRLVDAMQGALKAEDPIARAVPYMLSGGTDAKSFDDLGIRCFGFAPLQLPPELDFAGMFHGVDERVPVDGLKFGVRVLDRFIDNA, from the coding sequence GTGAGCGAGTCGAGCGCGGGCAGGACCGTCTCCGGCGAGGACGAGGTAGTCGACCTCTGCCGGGACCTCATCCGGATCGACACCAGCAACTACGGAGACCACTCGGGCCCCGGGGAGCGCAAGGCGGCGGAGTGGGTCGCCGAGAAGCTCGCCGAGGTCGGGTTGGAGCCGCAGATCTTCGAATCGCACAAGGGGCGCGCCTCGACCGTGGCGCGGATCGAGGGGGAGGACCCCTCGCGGCCGGCGCTGCTGATCCACGGGCACACCGACGTGGTTCCGGCCAATGCCGCGGACTGGACGTACGACCCGTTCGCGGGTGAGATCGCCGACGGCTGCGTGTGGGGCCGCGGCGCCGTCGACATGAAGGACATGGACGCCATGACGCTGGCCGTCGTGCGCGACCGGATGCGCAGCGGGCGCAAGCCCCCGCGCGACATCGTGCTGGCCTTCCTCGCCGACGAGGAGGCCGGCGGCACCTACGGGGCACGGCACCTCGTCGACAAGCACCCGGGTCTCTTCGAAGGCGTCACCGAGGCCATCGGCGAGGTCGGCGGCTTCTCCTTCACCGTGAACGAGAACCTGCGGCTGTACCTGGTGGAGACCGCCCAGAAGGGCATGCACTGGATGCGGCTCACGGTGGACGGCACCGCGGGCCACGGCTCCATGACCAACAACGACAACGCCATCACGGAGCTGTGCGAGGCCGTGGGGCGGCTCGGCCGCCACCAGTGGCCGGTGCGCGTGACCAAGACCGTACGCCACTTCCTGGACGAGCTCTCGGACGCGCTCGGCACCCCGCTGGACCCGGACAACATGGACGAGACCCTGGCCAAGCTCGGCGGCATCGCCAAGATGGTCGGCGCGACGCTGCGCAACTCGGCCGCCCCGACGATGCTCGGCGCCGGCTACAAGGTCAACGTCATCCCCGGCCAGGCGACGGCCCACGTCGACGGCCGCTTCCTGCCGGGCTACGAGGACGAGTTCTTCGCCGACCTGGACCGCATCCTCGGGCCGCGGGTGAAGCGGGAGGACGTGCACGGCGACAAGGCGCTGGAGACCGACTTCGACGGCAGGCTGGTGGACGCCATGCAGGGCGCCCTGAAGGCCGAGGACCCGATCGCGCGGGCCGTGCCGTACATGCTCTCGGGCGGTACCGACGCCAAGTCCTTCGACGACCTCGGCATCCGCTGCTTCGGCTTCGCGCCGCTGCAGCTGCCGCCGGAGCTGGACTTCGCGGGGATGTTCCACGGCGTGGACGAGCGCGTGCCCGTGGACGGACTGAAGTTCGGCGTGCGGGTGCTCGACCGGTTCATCGACAACGCCTGA
- a CDS encoding chaplin produces the protein MIKKVVAAAAATGGLVLAGAGLAVADAGAQGAAIGSPGVLSGNAIQVPVHIPVNVCGNSVSVIGLLNPAFGNTCVNA, from the coding sequence ATGATCAAGAAGGTTGTCGCCGCTGCGGCTGCCACTGGTGGCCTGGTTCTCGCGGGTGCGGGCCTGGCTGTCGCCGACGCGGGTGCCCAGGGTGCGGCCATCGGCTCCCCCGGTGTTCTGTCCGGCAACGCCATCCAGGTTCCGGTCCACATCCCGGTGAACGTGTGCGGGAACTCCGTTTCCGTCATCGGCCTGCTGAACCCGGCCTTCGGCAACACCTGCGTCAACGCCTGA